A window of Oncorhynchus masou masou isolate Uvic2021 chromosome 16, UVic_Omas_1.1, whole genome shotgun sequence genomic DNA:
TCCCATCAGTACTGTAGGCCTCGAGCACCCACAATGCACTCCCATCAGTACTGTAGGCCTCGAGCACCCACAATCCACTCCCATCAGTACTGTAGGCCTCGAGCACCCACAATCCACTCCCATCAGTACTGTAGGCCTCGAGCACCCACAATCCACTCCCATCAGTACTGTAGGCCTCAAGCACCCACAATCCACTCCTATCAGTACTGTAGGCCTCAAGCACCCACAATCCACAGTACTGTAGGCCTCAAGCACCCACAATCCACTCCTATCAGTACTGTAGGCCTCAAGCACCCACAATCCACTCCTATCAGTACTGTAGGCCTCAAGCACCCACAATCCACTCCCATCAGTACTCTAGGCCTCGAGCACCCACAATCCACTCCCATCAGTACTGTAGGCCTCAAGCACCCACAATCCACTCCCATCAGTACTGTAGGCCTCAAGCACCCACAATCCACTCCCATCAGTACTGTAGGCCTCAAGCACCCACAATCCACTCCTATCAGTACTGTAGGCCTCAAGCACCCACAATCCACAGTACTGTAGGCCTCAAGCACCCACAATCCACTCCTATCAGTACTGTAGGCCTCAAGCACCCACAATCCACTCCCATCAGTACTCTAGGCCTCAAGCACCCACAATCCACTCCTATCAGTACTGTAGGCCTCAAGCACCCACAATCCACTCCCATCAGTACTCTAGGCCTCGAGCACCCACAATCCACTCCCATCAGTACTGTAGGCCTCGAGCACCCACAATCCACTCCCATCAGTACTGTAGGCCTCGAGCACCCACAATCCACTCCCATCAGTACTGTAGGCCTCGAGCACCCACAATCCACTCCCATCAGTACTGTAGGCCTCGAGCACCCACAATCCACTCCCATCAGTACTGTAGGCCTCGAGCACCCACAATCCACTCCCATCAGTACTGTAGGCCTCGAGCACCCACAATCCACTCCCATCAGTACTGTAGGCCTCGAGCACCCACAATCCACTCCCATCAGTACTCTAGGCCTCGAGCACCCACAATCCACTCCCATCAGTACTCTAGGCCTCGAGCACCCACAATCCACTCCCATCAGTACTCTAGGCCTCGAGCACCCACAATCCACTCCCATCAGTACTCTAGGCCTCGAGCACCCACAATCCACTCCCATCAGTACTCTAGGCCTCAAGCACCCACAATCCACTCCCATCAGTACTCTAGGCCTCAAGCACCCACAATCCACTCCCATCAGTACTCTAGGCCTCAAGCACCCACAATCCACTCCCATCAGTACTCTAGGCCTCAAGCACCCACAATCCACTCCCATCAGTACTCTAGGCCTCAAGCACCCACAATCCACTCCCATCAGTACTCTAGGCCTCAAGCACCCACAATCCACTCCCATCAGTACTCTAGGCCTCAAGCACCCACAATCCACTCCCATCAGTACTCTAGGCCTCAAGCACCCACAATCCACTCCCATCAGTACTCTAGGCCTCAAGCACCCACAATCCACTCCCATCAGTACTCTAGGCCTCAAGCACCCACAATCCACTCCCATCAGTACTCTAGGCCTCAAGCACCCACAATCCACTCCCATCAGTACTCTAGGCCTCAAGCACCCACAATCCACTCCCATCAGTACTCTAGGCCTCAAGCACCCACAATCCACTCCCATCAGTACTCTAGGCCTCAAGCACCCACAATCCACTCCCATCAGTACTCTAGGCCTCAAGCACCCACAATCCACTCCCATCAGTACTCTAGGCCTCAAGCACCCACAATCCACTCCCATCAGTACTCTAGGCCTCAAGCACCCACAATCCACTCCCATCAGTACTCTAGGCCTCAAGCACCCACAATCCACTCCCATCAGTACTGTAGGCCTCGAGCACCCACAATCCACTCCCATCAGTACTGTAGGCCTCGAGCACCCACAATCCACTCCCATCAGTACTGTAGGCCTCAAGCACCCACAATCCACTCCCATCAGTACTCTAGGCCTGCTATTAGAAAAGGAAAGGCTGGGTGGCTTCTATGGGGGACGTAGTTATGAGGGTGACCGGTACCGGTGGTATCACAGGTCTTATGGAAGGAAGGTGATGccactacgtgtgtgtgtgtgtgcaatactAGCTGAAACTAACTACGCTGCATCAGCAGTGGGCAGTGCAAACATACTGATACTGTGCAGTGCAGCACACTTGGGATGGCAGACCATCTGCTTGAATACCAATCTAGTAAAGTGCAAAATAGACAAAGGAAGAAGCTTACTCTAGGCCTCATTTGTGAGGCCCTTGCTGTACCCTTAATGCCCTTTCATCTGTTGTTCAACTCTTCCGTTTCTGCATAGTAGGATATACTTACCCCCTATAAGGTATGTTTGAGTGTTTCCACCCTAATGATTTAAGGATAGGATTGGGGAGGGTTGATCTGATCTGAGCTGATCGTAGATCAGTGGGTAACTTTTATCCGGAGCTGCCTTCCCCATAATTATAATTAACATGGTCAGCTTATTGTCCCTGTGATGCCTTTAATTAATGAATCAAGATTTCCTCCTAATCTTCTGTAGCTTATCAGCCCTACGATGCAACAGCCTGACCAGCTGGCAGTCTGATGCAAGCACTTTGCTTtagtgtgggtggatggatacatATTTTGAAAACATCAGCAGTTCAGTATCCGTACAAGACCAATTCATCTTTGTTGAGGAATATGAATTGTGTGTTAACTATTCTCACTTTGGCTCTGAGAGTTGTTACACAAACCCAGGTAGCCATAGCAACCCCTGCCCACATCTCTGGTGGAAACTGAAGTTAACCTGTTTGAGACCAAGTGCCCTTTCACCTCTTCCCCCCACTCTCCCTTCCAGcactccacccctctaccccccctcttcTTCCATCACTTCACTGTCCTGTTGTTCTTGGCTGAGGGCTTGAGATGGCTTACCAGGGCCTTTTAATCTCTTCTTAATGACATCATCTTCCCACCCATCTCCCTCTAGGCTCCATCTACTCTCCTCTATGGCTCTGGAAGCAGGtatgaaagagggagggaggggagcggaTAAGGGAAGGTGATTGACTGAGctcagtggaagaggaggagtgtaAGCAACCCTTTTGTAGGATCACACcctcacacactcgcacacacagaGGTGGATAGGCATGGCGTCTGGGACGTCGATGGAGGACAGTCCCATGGAGGAGTTGGTGGACCAGGGGttggggatggaggagatgggaCTGAGGAGGCCCTCTCTTAGGGAGACCTACCACCATGACTCCCTGCTGGCTCCAGACACAGACTTCATGAccggtactgtatgtgtgggggaTGGCGGGGTGGGGTACAATTCATATAGGTAAAGTGACGAAAGGGAAGATTCCTCTGAACATACATCATTTGTTGGGGGGAGGGGGCAATTCCAATCGCTACAAAGTGTCACTTTACCTCTAGTAGTTGGGGGCCTGATTGTGTGATGGGGGTGTATTGGTGTCTGTCAGAGGGTTTGTGTTGGTATGCAAGGAGGGTGGTGAATTTGGGATATGAATAGACACATGTTCATTCTGCCATTCTCAAAGCACCACCTTGGAAAGGAGAATACCAAATTACTGCCCTCTACATCAACATAACTGCTATAGGCCTATGGTTttctaaatgttttttttgggggtTGTTTCTATGTTGTGTAGTATGGTTCTATTACATAATCCTGTTAGCTTGAGCGTGTGTGtaggctgtgcgtgtgtgtgtgtgtgtgtagggtgtgtgtgtgtagggtgtgtgtgcgtgtgtgtgtgtaggctgtgcatgtgcgtgtgtgtgtgtgtgtgtaggctgtgcgtgtgtgtgtgtaggctgtgtgggtgtgtgtgtgtgcgtgtgtgtgtgtgtgtgtgtgtgtgtaggctgtgtgtgtgtgtgtgtaggctgtgcgtgtgtgtgtgtgtaggctgcgcgtgtgtgtgtgtgaaggctgcgcgcgtgtgtgtgtgaaggctgcgcgcgtgtgtgtgtgaaggctGCGCGCGCGTGTGTGAAGGCTGGGTTTGTGGTTTGTATAGTTGAGTTAGTGCAGCAATAGAGATTTGAGCTGGGTGCTACTAATTCCCTTTTCCAGGGCTGGGATTACAGGCTATTCTAATCCCAATCCCACATTAGGTTTCTGGAGGTGGCACAGGCCTGATGTCACAGCCAAAAACAGGAAGAGAAACACTAAGTCAGAGAGTACACTGGGTCACAATGCCAAATATAGCAGACTACACTTATTTGCATATATGGCTAGACTATGCCTAAAATAACCTGTATTCGCTGAGTGCTATGGTATATCCTCACATATTCACTCTCCTAAATAAATGAGATGTGTTGACACTTGGCATAGTTTGTCAGTCACTGCTGGTGTATTAGCATGTGTTGTGTGTCACGTTCAGCCTCCATCAGTCAGTGGCCTGGAGTATTGTAAATAAAAGACTGGAAGAGTGGATGATCAATGAGCTGGACAAGCTTCTTACAGGAGAACAATACAAGGCCATGCaacctgtctctcgctctctctgttcttACTTTACATCTCTATTTGTGTCTAAcgatctctctctatctgtattattttctctctctctctgtctctctcttcccctcctcctcttgcggtctcttcctctcctcctcttgctgtctctctctctcttcctctcctcctctctctctcctcctcttgccgtctctctcttcctctcctcctctctctcttcctctcctcctctctctctctcttcctctcctcttctttctgtctctctctcgctcttcctctatcacttcctctttctgtctgtcagtctgacagaAGGTTAatcagggtgggggtggggtttCTCGTGCCAAAGAGGCTCAGTCTGAGGGATTATCATTGTGCTattgtataacacacacacacacaccaaacccctCACTTTAGGCCGAATTGGAGAGGATAGGAGTGTATGCAATCACACACATGCAATCTCAGATCAAGGCTTGAAGCAATGTTGTAAACATCAGCATGCCCCACAACAGCAGAcactacccagagagagagggagcgtgataaaggagagaccgagagaaaaaACCCTTAATTATGTCTCATAACCTCACCATGGACTCAAAGTCTTTGTGACCTGGATTTGATGTTGTTACAGAGGAAAACAGGACAGGAAGAGAACAGTTGTTGTGACATACATTTTGTGATCTTGGTGTGAGGCTGGTTGGAgcggagaggaagggagaagagcaGAGGATGGAACAGTGGAGATGAGAACATCAGCcagtggaacacagagagagagagagagagagagagagagagctggcaatCACTAGGATGGAGGAAGATATTGTCTGTCAGAcagtgggagagaagaggaggaggagttctAGAGTGGAGGAAGGGTTACCCAGTATGAGGAATCTTTATGACATCTCCTCACTAGACAGGGTTTCCAAAGGTTTTCGACAGCTTCTGATCTTTACCATTTACACCAGTCACTTACGAGCATCACTCTCATAGGCATTAGAGGCAAATGATGCAATTTATTAGGAGTGTTCCTCCTATTGATGTAATTTATAGAAAATTGTCTCTTGGCTTTTATCcgagtgatgtgtgtgtctgttgtctgtggcatgtgtgtggtgtgtgtgaatgttttATGTCTACAGTATTTATGTTACTGTGTAAGGTGTCTGTGTGATATGTGAAGAATTCTGTTTGAGTTTGTGACTGGTCAGTCTGTTTGAATCTGTGTGAATATTCAGTCTGTTTGAGTCTGTGACTCTGTTCAGTCTTCTTTAATGAATCTGTGACTCTATTCAGAGTCTATTTGAGTCTATATCAATCACCTGTAAGCAtaagtaactgtgtgtgtgtgtgtgtgtgtgtgtgtgtgtgtgtgtgtgttaacatggTCTTGAATTGCCCAATGGCCAGTGGCTTTAGCTCCGTGGACTAAGACAGTGTTAGTGGCGCTGGTTGGGTACACATGGCTTTAGCTGTCTATGTTACCGTAGCTTGGTGGCATGCGGGATGGACATAGTGGACCATCTGACGTACCTGCAGCAgtggctttagctcagtgggctaactctGTGTGTGGTTGTGCTCCCCAGATGACCGCAGCTCTGCAGCGAGCGGGATAGATGTAGCAGACCGCCTGACATACCTGGAGCAGCGGATGCAGATGCAGGATGATGAGATCCAGCTTCTGAAGATGGCCCTGGCAGACGTCCTCAAGAGACTCAACATCTCAGAGGAACACCAGGCCACCAACGCCAAGAAAGGACCTGCTGAGAAAGGTACACACACATAGTGGGGTCCGAAATGATTGACATCCtcgataaagatgagcaataatgactgtataaaataaataattcaaataatgagctatattgtatgcaaaaaatttttgggaaattatattattttatactaatgcaattgctcagagaaagagattatGTTTAACAAGTAATCTTTTTATGGTAGGAGTCAATGATTGACACCCCTAAGGATACTTTATAAAAAAacgtagtcaaaagtttagtatttgagGCCTCCCGGGTGATGCAGTAGTTAAGGGCACTGTACCACCAGAGGCCCTGGgatcgcacccaggctctgtcgtaaccggccgtgaccgggaggtccgtggggcgatgcacaattggcctactgtcgtccgggttagggagggtttggccggtagggatgtccttgtctcatcgcgcaccagcaactcctgtggctgggcgcagtgcgctctaaccaaggttgccaggtgcacggtgtttcctccgacacattggtgcggctggcttccgggttggatgctcgctgtgttaagaagcagtgtggcttggttgggttgtgtatcggaggacgcatgactttcaactttcgtctctcccaagcccgtatgggagttgtagcgatgagacaagatagtagctactaacagttggggagaaaaaggggtaaaaaaataaataaagtttagtatttggtcccatattctgagcaagcaatgactacatcaagctcgtgactctacaaacttgttgaatgtatttgcagtttgttttggttgtgtttcagattattttgtgcccaattagTAAGTCATGTATTGAGTCACTTTTACTATAAATCAGAATAGAATGTGTTTCTGAAGACTACCATGATTACTGGTCATCCTTAATGAATCGTGAATAAGGATGAGTGAGGAAGTTACAGAGCGTCAAAGATCAtgcccccaagacatgctaacatttcaccattaccaataacagaggaggttagcatgtcttgggagtATGATCTCTGAcactctaactttctcactcatcttAATTCATGATTAATTCATGATTAGTCATAATCATtttagcatccacattaatgtagaagtggtTAGAAAGATATTCTACTCTTATTTacaatcgtctgagaccagccacccggacagctgagtATTTCTGTTTGTAAGAAAGCCATATTGTggggaaaaacaaattctgattggctAGGCCTGGCTCCCCAATGGATGGCCCCTGCacggtcatgtgaaatccatagactagggcctaatgaatttatttcaattgactgacttcattatatgaactgtaactcagtaaaatcgtttgAATTGTtgaatgttgtgtttatatttttgtaaatGCTACATGGTtgggcatactgccaaattcccTAAAACAGCATTGGAGGtcgcttatagtagagaaattaacataaaataaTCTGGCAAATGCTCTGGTGGACCTTCCTGCAGTCAGCAAGCCAGTTGCActcttcctcaaaacttgagaaatctgtggcattgtgttatgtgacaaaactgcacatttggagtggccttttattgtccacagcacaaggtgcatctgtataatgatcacgctgtttaatcagcttcttgatatgccacacctgtcaggtggatggattatattggcaaaggagaaatgctcactaacagggatgtaaccaAACTTCTGCACCAAATTTGGGAAAATCAGCTTTTTGTGCACATGTAACattttgggatcttttatttcagctcatgaaacatgggaccaacacttacatgttgcgtttatatttttgttcagtatatacaggGCCATCGGAAATGATTCAGActctttttccacatgttgttaggttacagccttattctaaaatgtatcaaataGTTTTTTCcatcaacaatctacacacaataccccattatgacaaagcaaaaataggtttttagacatttttgctcatttatttaaaataaaaaaacatatcacatttacataactattcagacactttactcagtactttcttgaagcaccttttgcagcaattacagccttgagtcttcttgggtatgacagtACAAGCTTGGCaagcctgtatttggggagtttctcccattcttctctgcagatcctctcaagcactgtcaggttaGATGAGGAGCGTCtcggcacagctattttcaggtctctccagagatgtttgatctggttcaagtccgggctctggctgggccactcaaggacattcagagacttgtcccgaagccactcctgcattgttttggctgtgtgcttagagttgttgttcttcgccccagtctgagctcCTGAGTGCTCtagagtaggttttcatcaaggatctctctgtactttattcagttcatctttccctcgatcctaactagtctcccagtccctgccactgaaaaacatccctacagcatgatgctgccactatgcttcaccgtagggatggtgccagctttcctccggacgtgacgcttggcatttaggccaaagagttcaatcctggtttcatcagaccagagaatctttgtattattctgtacgtaactCTGTGACACTTCatatagtctctatgggggtgccacagggttaaattctcaggccgactctcttctctgtatacatcaataatgtcgctcttgctgctggtgattctctgatccacctctatgcagacgacaccattctgtatacttctggcccttcgttgaacactgtgttaacaaacctccagacaagcttcaattgccatacaactctccttccgtgggggtctcaatttactgttgaCTTAAAATAAACATGGTGCAATTTTGACATTTGTTTGTTCAACAGCAGTCACTCAGTTAGCCCATGTCAGCAATTATTTTTAACATTTGATTGGTGAGTTAGTCTAgcggccagctatgtaaacttttaGTAAAACCGACTGAATTGGGGCCGATTGATCATCAGTTATCATactaaaaactgcaaacattttcctccaacctatggcaaaatgtgtggaattgcaAGAAATTAGCTGTAATACAGCACATTTTTCTTTCCTTCCCATAGCAAAAataagtagaattgcatgaaatttgttataaaattgcaacattctctctccaccccaaggctaaatgtgtagaatttcaggaaattaactttaaaactcAAATGTTTTGTTCGCAAGTTGGGCATGGTGTGGGAACGCAGACCCACTGCGGCCCCCCATGATGAGTTATGTTTTTTGTGACCCCCACCCCTATCAGTTGCCCGTCTCTGGCTTAggttgttacgagtgtactgatataaATAGGACACGTGACAACTTTGAGAAAAACACTTTATACCCAAGATGTGCACACACGTATCTGACCTCTCATTGGACAAAacgcattcaaatcaaatcaaattttatttgtcacatacacatggttagcagatgttaatgcgagtgtagcgaaatgcttgtgcttcttgttccaacaatgcagtaataaccaacaagtaatctaactaacaattccaaaactactgtcttatacacaagtgtaaggggataaagaatatgtacataaagatacagtgccttgcgaaagtattcggcccccttgaactttgcgaccttttgccacatttcaggcttcaaacataaagatataaaactgtatttttttgtgaagattcaacaacaagtgggacacaatcatgaagtggaacgacatttattggatatttcaaacttttttaacaaatcaaaaactgaaaaattgggcgtgcaaaattattcagcccctttactttcagtgcagcaaactctctccagaagttcagtgaggatctctgaatgatccaatgttgacctaaatgactaatgatgataaatacaatccacctgtgtgtaatcaagtctccgtataaatgcacctgcactgtgatagtctcagaggtccgttaaaagcgcagagagcatcatgaagaacaaggaacacaccaggcaggtccgagatactgttgtgaagaagtttaaagccggatttggatacaaaaagatttcccaagctttaaacatcccaaggagcactgtgcaagtgataatattgaaatggaaggagtatcagtccactgcaaatctaccaagacctggccgtccctctaaactttcagctcatacaaggagaagactgatcagagatgcagccaagaggcccatgatcactctggatgaactgcagagatctacagctgaggtgggagactctgtccataggacaacaatcagtcgtatattgcacaaatctggcctttatggaagagtggcaagaagaaagccatttcttaaagatatccataaaaagtgttgtttaaagtttgccacaagccacctgggagacacaccaaacatgtggaagaaggtgctctggtcagatgataccaaaattgaactttttggcaacaatgcaaaacgttatgtttggcgtaaaagcaacacagctcatcaccctgaacatacaccatccccactgtcaaacatggtggtggcagcatcatggtttgggcctgcttttcttcagcagggacagggaagatggttaaaattgatgggaagatggatggagccaaatacaggaccattctggaagaaaacctgatggagtctgcaaaagacctgagactgggacagagatttgtcttccaacaagacaatgatccaaaacataaagcaaaatctacaatggaatggttcaaaaataaacatatccaggtgttagaatggccaagtcaaagtccagacctgaatccaattgagaatctgtggaaagaactgaaaactgctgttcacaaatgctctccatccaacctcactgagttcgagctgttttgctaggaggaatgggaaaaaatttcagtctctctgtgcaaaactgatagagacatatcccaagcgacttacagctgtaatcgcagcaaaaggtggcgctacaaagtattaacttaagggggctgaataattttgcacgcccaatttttcagtctttgatttgttaaaaaagtttgaaatatccattaaatgtcgttccacttcatgattgtgtcccacttgttgttgattcttcacaaaaaaatacagttttatatctttatgtttgaagcctgaaatgtggcaaaaggtcgcaaagttcaagggggccgaatactttcgcaaggcactgtatatgaatgagtgatggtacagagcagcataggcaagatacagtagatggtatcgagtacattatatacatatgagatgagtatataaacaaagtggcatagttaaagtggctagtgatacatgtattacataaaaatgcagtagatgatatagagtacagtatatacgtatacatatgagatgaataatgtaggttatgtaaacattctattaggtagcattgtttaaagtggctagtgatatattttacatcatttcccatcaattcccattattaaagtggctggagttgagtcagtgtgttggcagcagccactcaatgttagtggttgctgtttaacagtctgatggccccagctttgatgcacctgtactgacctcgccttctggatgatagcggggtgaacaggcagtggctcgggtggttgttgtccttgatgatctttatggccttcctgtaacatcgggtggtgtaggtgtcctggagggcaggtagtttgcccccggtgatgcgttgtgcagacctcactaccctctggagagccttacggttgtgggcggagcagttgattctcgattgtgcatctgtccGAGCATTCAACGGATCGCTGCCCGCATCTTCCCacccgcctagcatcactactctggatggttctgatttagaatatgtggacaactacaaatacctaggtgccaTGGtaagactgcaaactctccttccagactcatattaagcatctccaatccaaaattaaatctagaatcgacttcctatttcgcaacaaagcatccttcactcatgctgccaaacatacccttgtaaaacggac
This region includes:
- the LOC135557302 gene encoding echinoderm microtubule-associated protein-like 1 — translated: MASGTSMEDSPMEELVDQGLGMEEMGLRRPSLRETYHHDSLLAPDTDFMTDDRSSAASGIDVADRLTYLEQRMQMQDDEIQLLKMALADVLKRLNISEEHQATNAKKGPAEKARPVSLAQPPRPSTNSLASLKKSSTSSTMPSTSTARNYSPLPGASAKSGVKSSAGSLKDCTSKTRPGPQPGPSGSTAAPSSKKGDSKTKEPAASAGKTMI